The following proteins are co-located in the Cutaneotrichosporon cavernicola HIS019 DNA, chromosome: 3 genome:
- a CDS encoding uncharacterized protein (Putative transmembrane protein 170) — MGQVQSAFDPDQTSRAPEGYVVPPFPSLYNPSIVSTKHQRGFFLHDATAIWKFTFYWTLILMSTTFEACAALAVLAQLLSRSAARQRDAAANAGRQKKFRQRRRAPFYLLLLIPIAMGAIATFVSLVSGTVVGFALAAVYSAGGFAMSTWVPFMWGMIQVVVLIIASYSSLTRVL, encoded by the exons ATGGGCCAGGTCCAGTCGGCCTTTGACCCAGACCAAACC TCCCGCGCGCCTGAAGGCTATGTCGTCCCTCCCTTTCCAAGCCTGTATAATCCCTCCATCGTCTCGACCAAGCACCAGCGGGGCTTCTTCCTGCACGATGCGACTG CGATCTGGAAGTTTACGTTCTACTGGACGCTCATCTTGATGAGCACAACGTTCGAGGCGTGTGCAGCTCTCGCCGTCTTAGCGCAGCTGTTATCTCGCAGTGCAGCGAGACAGAGAGACGCCGCAGCCAACGCCGGGCGACAGAAAAAGTTCCGACAGCGACGCCGGGCACCGTTCTACCTCTTGCTCCTCATCCCTATCGCGATGGGTGCCATCGCAACGTTCGTGTCGCTCGTATCAGGGACGGTTGTCGGGTTCGCACTCGCAGCCGTGTATAGCGCCGGCGGATTCGCAATGAGCACGTGGGTGCCGTTCATGTGGGGCATGATCCAGGTTGTCGTCCTTATAATTGC GAGCTACTCGTCCCTCACTCGTGTGCTATAG